From Mya arenaria isolate MELC-2E11 chromosome 12, ASM2691426v1, the proteins below share one genomic window:
- the LOC128211599 gene encoding clarin-3-like — protein METQQKNLISLTFILSLVAIVLIVVSLSTDHWVESKPKLINDANNTRGKSEAHFGLFKGFRIKDVGFGPRPADLKVVCSGGQGVCVVWPEDGAKTAYIYIDVSLVNKTDDQTLYELGLFNFGYYLTIIICAALALVFGMISMGFAIFNICGKPIETITGPCGLYVWNGFAFLFSVLEMAMFLALFFTTLKENFFLSDEYEKFNFDDHTNLGYSFFLLPVAVALFFANVVCLFFSGFKFRCSFSDEAEKVVDNGMILY, from the exons ATGGAAACTCAACAGAAAAATCTGATAAGTCTTACCTTTATCCTCTCTCTAGTTGcgattgttttaattgttgtatCTCTTTCTACCGATCACTGGGTGGAGTCGAAACCAAAGCTGATCAACGATGCAAACAATACAAGGGGAAAGAGTGAAGCCCATTTCGGTCTTTTCAAGGGATTTAGAATTAAAGATGTTGGGTTTGGACCGAGGCCGGCAGATTTGAAGG TTGTGTGTTCTGGTGGTCAAGGTGTGTGTGTGGTGTGGCCAGAAGATGGAGCAAAGACCGCCTACATCTACATCGATGTCAGTCTAGTTAACAAGACAG ATGATCAAACCCTGTATGAGCTGGGTCTGTTTAACTTCGGCTACTACCTGACCATCATCATCTGTGCTGCCCTGGCCCTCGTGTTTGGTATGATTTCCATGGGGTTTGCCATCTTCAACATCTGTGGGAAACCCATTGAGACTATAACAGGCCCTTGTGGTCTCTATGTCTGGAACGGCTTTGCAT TCCTGTTTTCTGTGCTCGAAATGGCTATGTTCCTAGCCCTGTTCTTCACGACACTGAAAGAAAACTTCTTCCTTTCAGATGAATATGAAAAATTCAATTTTGACGATCACACAAACTTAGGCTATTCCTTTTTTCTCCTACCCGTGGCAGTTGCCTTATTTTTCGCCAATGTTGTTTGCCTATTTTTCTCAGGTTTCAAATTCAGATGTTCATTTTCCGATGAAGCGGAAAAAGTGGTTGATAACGGCATGATTTTATACTGA